A stretch of Gemmatimonas aurantiaca T-27 DNA encodes these proteins:
- a CDS encoding DUF1501 domain-containing protein, whose protein sequence is MDRRIFLKNGAMALVTLGLSPSFLRRTALAMELPRAARGKTLIVLFQRGAADALNVLVPFGDRDYYAARPQLAIGAPARANGAGGAIDLDGFFGLHPSLASFKPLWDRGMLAPIHAVGSPSATRSHFDAQDYMETGTPDQKGTTDGWLNRYLAVQGTCEACAVSDSGKTVPFRAVSMTTQTPRILEGPSPVVAMNSISEFSIRSTGGDAERRLEALYRTGSADLIHGSGSDMFEALKVLRSANPQQYTAAANVQYPRSQFGQRLLQIAQLIKSNVGLEVAFADVGGWDTHVNQGAAQGQLANRLSDFSESISALVTDLGDRMEDVVILTCSEFGRTVRQNGTGGTDHGHAGAMFVIGGSLGASQKVFGTWPGLAREQLYEGRDLALTTDFRAVFSEVTSRHLGADQLARLFPGYAGNRKNWLGVLKG, encoded by the coding sequence ATGGATCGACGCATCTTTCTCAAGAACGGCGCGATGGCATTGGTGACACTCGGGCTGAGTCCGAGTTTCCTGCGACGTACGGCACTGGCGATGGAGCTGCCGCGTGCCGCCCGTGGCAAGACACTCATCGTGCTCTTCCAGCGCGGCGCCGCCGACGCGCTCAACGTGCTGGTGCCATTCGGTGATCGCGACTACTACGCCGCCCGCCCACAACTGGCCATCGGGGCGCCGGCACGCGCAAACGGCGCTGGAGGTGCGATCGATCTCGATGGTTTTTTCGGATTGCATCCATCGCTGGCGTCGTTCAAGCCGCTGTGGGACCGCGGCATGCTGGCTCCCATCCACGCCGTCGGTAGTCCGAGCGCCACACGGTCGCACTTCGATGCCCAGGACTACATGGAAACGGGCACGCCCGACCAAAAAGGCACCACTGACGGCTGGCTCAATCGTTATCTCGCGGTACAAGGCACCTGTGAAGCGTGTGCCGTGAGTGATTCCGGCAAGACTGTGCCGTTCCGGGCGGTGTCCATGACCACACAGACGCCGCGCATCCTGGAAGGACCATCTCCGGTAGTAGCGATGAACTCGATCAGCGAGTTCTCCATTCGCAGCACGGGGGGCGACGCGGAACGCCGACTCGAGGCACTATATCGCACCGGCTCGGCCGATCTCATTCACGGCAGCGGCAGCGACATGTTCGAAGCCCTCAAGGTGCTGCGCTCGGCCAATCCGCAGCAGTACACGGCCGCCGCCAACGTGCAGTATCCGCGCTCGCAATTTGGTCAGCGCCTGCTCCAGATCGCTCAGCTCATCAAGTCGAACGTCGGCCTCGAAGTGGCGTTTGCCGACGTGGGTGGATGGGACACTCACGTGAATCAAGGTGCGGCACAGGGGCAACTGGCCAACCGACTCTCCGACTTCTCCGAATCGATCAGCGCGCTCGTAACCGACCTCGGCGACCGCATGGAGGATGTCGTGATTCTGACCTGCTCTGAATTCGGTCGCACAGTTCGACAGAACGGCACCGGCGGCACGGATCACGGTCACGCCGGCGCGATGTTCGTCATTGGTGGTTCACTCGGCGCGTCGCAGAAAGTGTTTGGCACGTGGCCGGGGCTGGCGCGCGAGCAGTTGTACGAAGGACGCGACCTCGCGCTCACCACAGACTTCCGTGCCGTCTTTTCCGAGGTCACATCACGGCATCTCGGTGCAGACCAACTGGCGCGGCTGTTTCCGGGCTATGCAGGCAATCGGAAGAACTGGCTTGGAGTGCTCAAAGGGTAA
- a CDS encoding DUF1800 domain-containing protein: MNRSDPALFGPALRRRVSAFIAIPLFVGCAAPAGSGPAGSGPDGTRPIRTSAAPSPAAANIAAREQTADQQVQHALNRLAFGPRPGDVAAVRAQGVDRWIDRQLHPERLGDTTLTGFLAAYETLGKTSAALYADYPPAAQALAQLQRRNGVITAEDSARIREQSRRSSILLGELTSSRVARAVLTERQLDEVMVDFWENHFNVFSGKDRTRYYLTAFDTKVIRPHALGHFRDLLGAVAKSEAMLYYLDNWQSVADSGRPVLQTTRTQNRSPNPRAAARRATAAPPRPASVLPTAQRRRGLNENYARELMELHTLGVDGGYTQQDVIEVARALTGWTLDRGAQGGSFVFRPLVHDAGAKTILGQHFPAGRGIEEGEAVLDLLARHPKTATFIATKLARRFVSDSPPPALVTRAAATFRATNGDIREVVRTIVTSPEFFSADAYRAKVKSPFELVVSTLRAMNATPDSTPRSAQLISRLGQPIFGHQAPNGYPETGDAWMNTGAILNRINFGLAVASGRVPGVKLAAWPTSKELAALPREQQVDGVIRELFGGAVSADTRQVLLTGTNPFLAKRGSESDTSFAMNGNTGTKRQAAAAGFAQIVGLALGAPEFQRR; encoded by the coding sequence GTGAACCGAAGTGATCCCGCGCTGTTCGGACCAGCACTTCGCCGTCGGGTGAGCGCCTTCATCGCGATCCCCCTGTTCGTGGGCTGTGCGGCGCCCGCTGGGTCAGGCCCCGCTGGGTCAGGGCCCGATGGCACCCGTCCGATACGCACGTCGGCTGCCCCCTCGCCAGCCGCTGCAAACATCGCGGCTCGCGAACAAACTGCCGACCAGCAGGTGCAGCATGCGCTCAATCGCCTCGCCTTCGGACCGCGACCGGGTGATGTGGCGGCGGTGCGTGCGCAGGGGGTCGACCGCTGGATCGATCGACAACTGCATCCAGAGCGCCTCGGCGACACCACACTGACCGGTTTTCTCGCGGCGTACGAAACGCTGGGCAAAACCAGTGCAGCGCTCTATGCCGACTATCCGCCGGCAGCACAGGCGCTGGCGCAGTTGCAGCGACGCAATGGCGTGATCACCGCCGAGGACTCGGCACGCATCCGCGAACAGAGTCGGCGTTCCAGCATCCTCCTTGGTGAGCTCACGTCGAGCCGTGTCGCTCGTGCGGTACTCACCGAACGACAGCTCGACGAGGTGATGGTCGATTTCTGGGAGAATCACTTCAATGTGTTCTCCGGCAAGGACCGCACTCGGTACTACCTCACAGCCTTCGATACGAAGGTCATCCGCCCACACGCACTGGGGCACTTCCGCGATCTGCTGGGTGCCGTGGCCAAGAGTGAGGCGATGCTGTACTACCTCGACAACTGGCAGAGCGTGGCCGACAGTGGTCGACCGGTACTGCAAACCACCCGTACGCAGAATCGCTCCCCCAATCCGCGGGCCGCGGCCCGTCGCGCGACAGCCGCACCACCACGCCCGGCATCGGTACTTCCGACTGCACAACGTCGCCGCGGGCTGAACGAGAACTATGCGCGTGAGTTGATGGAGCTGCACACGCTTGGTGTCGATGGCGGTTACACGCAGCAGGATGTCATCGAAGTCGCACGCGCACTGACCGGATGGACACTCGATCGCGGTGCGCAAGGCGGCAGCTTCGTGTTCCGGCCCCTGGTGCATGACGCCGGCGCCAAGACGATCCTCGGACAGCACTTTCCCGCTGGCCGCGGGATCGAAGAAGGCGAAGCCGTGCTGGACCTGCTCGCCCGTCACCCCAAGACGGCCACGTTCATCGCGACCAAGCTGGCGCGCCGCTTTGTCAGTGACTCACCACCACCCGCCCTCGTGACACGCGCCGCGGCCACGTTCCGTGCCACGAATGGCGATATCCGCGAGGTCGTGCGCACCATCGTGACCAGTCCAGAGTTCTTCTCGGCCGATGCGTACCGCGCCAAGGTGAAGTCGCCATTCGAGTTGGTGGTGAGCACGCTGCGCGCGATGAACGCCACCCCCGACTCGACCCCACGTTCGGCCCAACTGATAAGCCGACTCGGTCAACCGATCTTCGGCCATCAGGCGCCGAACGGATATCCCGAAACCGGTGATGCCTGGATGAACACCGGCGCGATTCTCAATCGTATCAATTTCGGGCTCGCCGTGGCGAGTGGCCGCGTGCCTGGCGTCAAACTGGCGGCGTGGCCGACATCGAAAGAACTCGCCGCTCTTCCCCGAGAACAGCAGGTCGATGGTGTCATCCGGGAATTGTTCGGCGGCGCGGTGTCCGCTGACACACGTCAGGTACTGCTCACCGGCACCAACCCGTTTCTCGCGAAGCGCGGCAGCGAAAGCGACACCTCGTTCGCGATGAACGGAAACACCGGCACCAAACGACAAGCCGCTGCTGCGGGATTTGCGCAGATCGTGGGCCTCGCTCTCGGTGCGCCCGAGTTCCAGCGCCGCTGA
- a CDS encoding polysaccharide deacetylase family protein — MAFPHTFSESFRASLSARLRESLAASSRVTRILSGTAATGLMVGALSLPGAEAPSSSVLRGQGVESASQAQPRPAAPSKPTQGAAPRASSPTVSSGPRTPNEMGRFPIVEWHQVVDADGTYKVSRERFKAELEELHRRDYVPVNLSEILDKTFAIPAGKTPVLFTFDDASPSQFRYIEKNGQLVVDPTSAVGILLDFIRTHPDWKPKGLFCLLPAAAAGHAFFGEKGIDGQKSAWRFQKLQFLVQQGFELCNHTLWHAQLNKYSDAVVQEQFARGAMAIDSAVPGYKVRGMALPYGVWPKNRALTLSGSWYDAKAKRTVTYKHEAVFQVAGGPARSPYDPAFNPASLPRVPLQGGTKLTPTLDMLDKPGPGARFVSDGNPKVIAKP; from the coding sequence ATGGCGTTTCCGCACACGTTTTCCGAGTCCTTCCGCGCCAGTCTTTCGGCGCGGCTCCGCGAATCCCTTGCTGCATCCAGTCGCGTCACCCGTATCCTCAGTGGGACAGCGGCGACCGGGTTGATGGTTGGTGCCTTGTCGTTGCCCGGGGCCGAAGCCCCGTCGTCCTCGGTCCTACGTGGCCAGGGCGTGGAAAGTGCCAGCCAGGCCCAACCACGGCCGGCAGCGCCCTCCAAGCCCACCCAGGGAGCGGCGCCGCGCGCCTCGTCCCCGACTGTGTCGAGCGGCCCACGCACGCCCAACGAAATGGGGCGTTTCCCCATCGTCGAATGGCATCAGGTGGTGGACGCAGACGGCACGTACAAGGTGTCCCGCGAGCGGTTCAAGGCTGAATTGGAGGAGCTGCACCGTCGCGACTATGTGCCGGTGAACCTGTCGGAGATTCTGGACAAGACGTTCGCGATTCCCGCAGGCAAGACGCCCGTGCTCTTCACGTTCGACGATGCCTCTCCCAGTCAGTTCCGCTACATCGAGAAGAACGGTCAGCTCGTCGTGGACCCGACGAGTGCGGTGGGGATTCTGCTCGATTTCATTCGCACCCATCCCGACTGGAAGCCCAAAGGCTTGTTCTGCCTGCTGCCCGCCGCTGCCGCAGGGCATGCGTTCTTCGGCGAGAAGGGCATCGATGGACAGAAATCGGCGTGGCGCTTTCAGAAGCTGCAGTTTCTGGTGCAGCAAGGCTTCGAGCTGTGCAATCACACCTTGTGGCACGCGCAGTTGAACAAGTATTCCGATGCCGTGGTGCAGGAGCAGTTCGCGCGTGGCGCCATGGCCATCGATTCGGCGGTCCCGGGCTACAAGGTGCGCGGCATGGCGTTGCCGTATGGCGTGTGGCCCAAGAATCGCGCGCTCACACTTTCGGGTTCATGGTACGATGCCAAGGCGAAGCGCACGGTCACGTACAAACACGAGGCGGTCTTTCAGGTGGCCGGTGGACCGGCGCGCAGCCCGTACGATCCGGCGTTCAATCCGGCATCGCTGCCGCGCGTGCCACTGCAGGGTGGCACGAAGCTGACACCGACACTCGACATGCTCGACAAGCCCGGGCCGGGTGCGCGATTTGTGTCGGACGGCAATCCGAAGGTCATCGCGAAGCCGTAG
- a CDS encoding carboxymuconolactone decarboxylase family protein, which produces MNTRILGENNLVMNRFFNLDGRAYEGGALDVKTKELLGLVASMVLRCDDCITYHIVRCGEEGVTRDEVFETMSIGLIVGGSIVIPHLRRAVDRWDEVERMRG; this is translated from the coding sequence ATGAACACGCGCATCCTCGGCGAGAACAATCTCGTCATGAACCGCTTCTTCAATCTCGATGGGCGCGCCTACGAAGGCGGCGCACTCGACGTGAAGACGAAGGAGTTGTTGGGACTCGTCGCCTCCATGGTGCTGCGCTGCGATGATTGCATCACCTACCACATCGTGCGGTGCGGGGAAGAGGGGGTCACGCGCGACGAAGTGTTCGAGACCATGAGCATCGGACTGATCGTCGGCGGCAGCATCGTCATCCCGCACCTGCGGCGCGCGGTGGATCGATGGGATGAAGTGGAACGCATGCGCGGGTAG
- a CDS encoding elongation factor G — MREYDSAGIRNIAVLGHGGSGKTSLVDALCFAAGSGKRHGAVRDGTALTDHLPEEIERGYSISLGCAYAEWMDSKINFIDTPGSLDFQGETIAGLAAADGALCVISAASGVEVGTERAFRAAMAKQDPVLFAVSMMDKEHADFDRIYQQIKQRLTAKVIPVEVPCGEGAGFRGVINLFTQRAYMYTSGTKGEYVEQDIPAECMERFTRYRQELIEAISATDDALLERYLEGQEIDRDDAIHGMKDAMARLDLFPLFCVSSDSMIGVRALLTELVQLMPNAWEMEEIHALTGAEGHNTVQLHAKDDGPFAALVFKTLAEPHVGDVSYFRVLSGKVVNGQDVFNATRDGTEKLGHLAVPCGRERLEVNVLHAGDIGCVTKLRNTHTNDTLSTREHPIRLPVISFPDSVVHFAVRATARGEEDKLQQGLHRLHDEDPTLTVHYNPETHETIVGGMGERHLDVAMAVLKRKFGVQAELSKPRIAYRETITVKAEGQGRHKKQSGGRGQFGDCWIRMSPMPRGEGYMFDDRIVGGVIPSKYTPAVDRGVQEAAARGVLAGFPLVDFRVELYDGSTHSVDSNEMSFKMAGILAFKNVASKCRPVILEPLDLLEVSVPDGWLGDVLGDLSSRRGHILGTSAEDGRSTIRAVVPQAELHLYATQLFSLSHGDAQVARRFSGYEQVPHDAAQKVITEHARDLEAAEA, encoded by the coding sequence ATGCGCGAATACGACAGCGCCGGCATCAGAAACATCGCCGTGCTCGGCCACGGCGGCAGCGGAAAGACCAGTCTCGTCGACGCACTCTGCTTCGCCGCCGGATCCGGCAAACGACACGGTGCGGTGCGCGACGGAACCGCCCTCACCGATCATCTCCCCGAGGAAATCGAGCGCGGGTACTCCATCAGTCTTGGTTGCGCCTACGCCGAGTGGATGGACAGCAAAATCAATTTCATCGACACACCAGGCTCACTCGATTTTCAGGGTGAGACCATCGCCGGGCTCGCGGCGGCCGATGGCGCCCTCTGTGTGATCAGTGCCGCCAGCGGCGTCGAAGTGGGTACCGAGCGGGCCTTCCGCGCTGCCATGGCCAAGCAGGACCCCGTGCTCTTCGCGGTGTCCATGATGGACAAGGAGCACGCCGACTTCGATCGCATCTACCAGCAGATCAAGCAACGGCTCACGGCCAAGGTCATTCCCGTGGAAGTGCCGTGCGGCGAAGGCGCCGGATTTCGCGGTGTGATCAATCTCTTCACGCAGCGCGCGTACATGTACACGAGCGGCACGAAGGGGGAATACGTGGAGCAGGATATTCCGGCCGAATGCATGGAACGCTTCACGCGCTATCGGCAGGAGCTCATCGAAGCCATCAGCGCCACCGATGATGCGTTGCTCGAACGGTATCTCGAGGGGCAGGAGATCGATCGTGACGACGCCATTCACGGCATGAAAGACGCCATGGCCCGGCTCGATCTGTTTCCGCTCTTCTGTGTGTCATCCGACAGCATGATCGGCGTGCGCGCGTTGCTCACCGAACTGGTGCAGCTCATGCCGAACGCCTGGGAGATGGAAGAGATCCACGCGCTCACCGGAGCCGAAGGGCACAACACGGTGCAACTGCACGCCAAGGACGACGGACCGTTTGCCGCTCTCGTGTTCAAGACGCTCGCTGAGCCGCACGTGGGCGATGTGAGCTACTTCCGCGTGCTGTCGGGCAAGGTGGTGAACGGTCAGGACGTGTTCAACGCCACGCGGGATGGCACCGAGAAGCTGGGGCATCTGGCGGTCCCCTGTGGGCGTGAGCGGCTCGAGGTGAACGTGTTGCACGCAGGGGACATCGGCTGTGTCACCAAGCTGCGCAACACACACACCAACGACACGCTGTCCACGCGTGAACATCCCATTCGTTTGCCAGTGATCAGTTTTCCCGACAGTGTCGTGCACTTCGCCGTGCGCGCCACCGCCCGGGGTGAGGAGGACAAGCTGCAGCAAGGATTGCATCGTTTGCACGACGAAGACCCCACGCTCACCGTGCACTACAATCCCGAAACGCACGAAACCATCGTGGGCGGCATGGGTGAGCGGCACCTCGACGTGGCGATGGCCGTACTCAAGCGAAAATTCGGCGTGCAAGCCGAACTGTCGAAACCGCGCATTGCCTATCGCGAGACCATCACCGTGAAGGCCGAAGGGCAGGGGCGCCACAAAAAACAGAGCGGCGGACGTGGACAGTTCGGTGATTGCTGGATTCGCATGAGTCCCATGCCGCGTGGCGAAGGGTACATGTTCGACGATCGCATCGTGGGCGGCGTGATTCCGTCCAAATACACACCCGCGGTCGATCGGGGCGTGCAGGAAGCGGCGGCCCGTGGTGTGTTGGCCGGCTTTCCGCTCGTCGATTTCCGCGTGGAGTTGTACGACGGATCCACGCACTCCGTCGATTCGAACGAGATGTCGTTCAAGATGGCGGGCATTCTGGCCTTCAAGAACGTGGCGTCGAAGTGTCGTCCCGTCATCCTCGAACCACTCGACCTGCTCGAAGTATCCGTGCCCGATGGCTGGCTCGGCGATGTGCTTGGTGATCTCTCCAGTCGGCGCGGGCATATCCTGGGCACCAGTGCCGAAGACGGGCGCTCCACGATCCGGGCCGTGGTACCACAGGCCGAGCTGCATCTCTATGCCACGCAGCTCTTTTCACTGTCGCATGGTGACGCGCAGGTGGCGCGGCGCTTCAGCGGCTACGAGCAGGTGCCGCATGATGCCGCCCAGAAGGTGATCACGGAACACGCCCGTGATCTGGAGGCCGCCGAGGCGTGA
- the thyX gene encoding FAD-dependent thymidylate synthase: MPLSDTAILREPTVTVLARPQFADPAHLPVQWIGESTDGERLAEFAGRLCYMSQRNPAGRTTREYLENIKKQGHGSVLEHASYSLLLEGVSRSLTHELVRHRAGFAYSQLSQRYVDESAAQFVMPPAIIGDEPLEAAWRAQVTSALESYVALVESLMTRYAWVDDKVHRRKMAREAARAVLPNATETKIVVTANARAWRTMLELRSSEGAELEIRRAAVTVLRVLMAEAPGFFSDFEIYTATDRREAAKLSYHKV; the protein is encoded by the coding sequence ATGCCGCTTTCCGACACCGCGATCCTGCGCGAGCCCACCGTGACGGTACTCGCCCGTCCCCAGTTCGCCGACCCCGCACACCTGCCGGTGCAGTGGATCGGTGAGTCGACGGACGGAGAGCGCCTGGCAGAATTTGCAGGACGACTCTGCTACATGAGCCAGCGCAATCCGGCCGGGCGCACGACACGCGAATATCTCGAGAACATCAAGAAGCAAGGACACGGCAGCGTGCTGGAGCACGCGTCGTACTCACTGTTGCTGGAAGGCGTCAGTCGTTCGCTGACACACGAACTCGTGCGTCATCGTGCCGGCTTCGCCTACTCGCAGCTTTCGCAGCGCTACGTCGATGAGAGTGCCGCCCAGTTCGTGATGCCGCCGGCAATTATTGGCGACGAGCCACTGGAGGCAGCGTGGCGGGCCCAGGTGACTTCCGCGCTCGAGAGCTACGTCGCTCTCGTCGAGTCGTTGATGACGCGCTACGCCTGGGTGGACGACAAAGTGCATCGTCGCAAGATGGCGCGCGAGGCCGCGCGCGCAGTTCTTCCAAATGCGACCGAGACCAAAATCGTCGTGACGGCCAATGCGCGCGCGTGGCGCACGATGCTCGAGCTGCGCTCGAGTGAGGGTGCGGAGCTCGAAATCCGCCGTGCAGCGGTGACGGTGCTGCGCGTGTTGATGGCCGAAGCACCGGGATTTTTCAGTGATTTCGAGATCTACACGGCCACTGACCGCCGAGAGGCGGCCAAGCTCTCGTACCACAAGGTGTGA
- a CDS encoding penicillin-binding protein 1A, which translates to MDVQPNESPAETVTPEAPARTESVSWRTRLALRRRMRAVLAFLFSLPRKLFHLLRTNRNARRVAAGVAVAGAVWTMVMGTWWWSCGWQGCPTPAQLQAWRPTEGGTLLARDSSVVSALSAVRRVNVPLTRVPAHVQAAFIAVEDRRFHAHEGVDWRGVLRASVSNLRAGSVREGASTITMQLARNVFLGNRATERSWGRKLLEWRYARLIEASLTKEQILERYLNAIYLGNGVYGVEAASRDLFGKGIADVTLSEAALLAGLPKAPSSYSPRNDRVKALARRAVVFDVLERDQVADAATLRASRRAPLKLSRREFVLTRTVDSWAVEAVRSTLDSLRAAGIIPRALNDAQLRVWSTIDRRAQVAAERAVAAGAAQIDDERSWNGFPVRRSEDRTQGALVAIDPATGAVRAIVGGRRLERKGFNRAMRSRRQPGSTFKPFVYAAALMHGFTPASMVDDEPIEINSGRDIWRPANYGDEYAGRITLRDALARSANAATVRVSRDVGVPAIAALARAQGITSELPQVPALALGAAAVTPFELTTAYAPFANGGMRVTPHLVERVEDQFGRLLWERKAVAATRVLQAPDAFLVTSLLESVIDRGTGRAVRDAGIRGPVAGKTGTTNDGTDVWFVGYTPTLVAGVWFGVDSPQPLGWNASGGRLAAPVWARFVRDGWHSPEQDTPWRPPAGIESRQIDIGTGLLASDWCGPSRREYFRTGTQPKGSCESAVPFAMHAEDQPDWRRGDDIDADELSEAMENILEVTRSNDKVRTITDKVMREIKRAVERERRDRRERERRVSERGNDEQR; encoded by the coding sequence ATGGACGTGCAACCTAACGAATCGCCCGCTGAGACCGTGACACCCGAAGCGCCAGCCCGTACCGAATCGGTGTCGTGGCGCACGCGTTTAGCGCTGCGACGGCGCATGCGTGCCGTATTGGCATTCCTGTTTTCGCTTCCGCGAAAGCTGTTCCATCTGCTGCGCACCAATCGCAACGCCCGCCGTGTGGCGGCTGGTGTGGCGGTGGCCGGTGCGGTGTGGACCATGGTCATGGGCACCTGGTGGTGGAGCTGCGGCTGGCAGGGCTGTCCCACGCCGGCGCAGCTACAGGCCTGGCGGCCCACCGAAGGGGGGACACTGCTGGCGCGCGACAGCAGTGTGGTGTCCGCGCTGTCGGCCGTACGTCGGGTGAACGTGCCGCTCACGCGCGTGCCAGCGCATGTACAAGCCGCATTCATTGCCGTGGAGGATCGACGCTTTCATGCGCATGAGGGCGTGGACTGGCGCGGAGTGCTGCGCGCCAGTGTGAGCAATCTGCGCGCCGGCAGTGTGCGTGAAGGCGCCAGCACCATCACCATGCAGCTCGCACGCAATGTGTTCCTCGGCAATCGGGCCACCGAGCGTAGCTGGGGACGCAAGCTGCTCGAATGGCGCTATGCGCGCCTCATCGAAGCCTCGTTGACCAAGGAGCAGATCCTCGAGCGCTACCTCAATGCCATCTACCTCGGTAACGGGGTGTATGGTGTGGAGGCCGCGAGTCGTGACCTGTTCGGCAAGGGTATTGCCGATGTCACACTGTCGGAGGCCGCGTTGCTGGCGGGGCTGCCCAAGGCACCATCGAGTTATTCGCCGCGCAACGATCGGGTGAAGGCGCTGGCCCGTCGCGCCGTGGTGTTCGATGTGCTCGAACGGGATCAGGTGGCGGATGCCGCCACGTTGCGCGCGTCACGGCGTGCGCCCCTCAAGTTGTCCCGTCGGGAGTTCGTGCTCACCCGTACGGTCGATTCCTGGGCCGTGGAGGCGGTGCGCAGCACGCTCGATTCCCTGCGTGCTGCGGGCATCATCCCACGGGCGCTCAACGACGCGCAGTTGCGTGTGTGGAGCACCATCGATCGGCGTGCGCAGGTGGCGGCGGAACGAGCGGTCGCCGCAGGAGCTGCGCAAATCGATGACGAACGTTCGTGGAACGGCTTCCCAGTGCGCCGCAGTGAGGACCGCACACAGGGGGCGCTGGTGGCCATCGATCCAGCCACCGGTGCCGTACGGGCCATCGTGGGCGGACGCCGTCTCGAACGGAAGGGATTCAATCGAGCGATGCGCTCGCGTCGGCAGCCTGGGTCGACATTCAAACCGTTCGTGTATGCGGCGGCATTGATGCATGGTTTCACGCCGGCCAGCATGGTCGACGATGAGCCGATCGAAATCAACAGCGGCCGCGATATCTGGCGGCCGGCAAACTACGGTGATGAGTACGCTGGGCGTATCACGTTGCGTGATGCCCTGGCGCGTTCGGCCAATGCGGCCACGGTGCGTGTCAGTCGTGATGTGGGCGTGCCGGCCATCGCTGCGTTGGCGCGTGCGCAGGGTATCACGAGTGAACTGCCCCAGGTGCCCGCGCTCGCGTTGGGCGCAGCGGCGGTCACACCGTTTGAGCTGACCACGGCCTACGCGCCGTTCGCCAATGGTGGCATGCGCGTGACGCCGCACTTGGTGGAGCGGGTGGAGGACCAGTTCGGCCGCCTGTTGTGGGAACGCAAGGCGGTGGCCGCTACTCGTGTGCTGCAGGCTCCGGACGCGTTCCTCGTGACATCGTTGCTGGAAAGCGTGATCGATCGGGGCACGGGCCGCGCGGTGCGCGATGCCGGTATTCGCGGGCCCGTCGCGGGCAAAACCGGAACGACCAACGATGGTACGGACGTGTGGTTCGTTGGGTATACGCCCACGCTGGTGGCCGGCGTGTGGTTCGGAGTCGACAGCCCCCAGCCGTTGGGGTGGAACGCCTCCGGTGGCCGCCTCGCGGCACCGGTGTGGGCGCGATTTGTGCGCGATGGATGGCACAGCCCCGAGCAGGACACTCCCTGGCGTCCACCGGCTGGCATCGAATCACGTCAGATCGATATCGGCACTGGACTACTGGCCAGCGATTGGTGCGGGCCCTCACGTCGCGAGTACTTCCGCACCGGCACGCAGCCCAAGGGCTCGTGCGAAAGCGCCGTACCGTTCGCCATGCATGCCGAGGATCAGCCCGATTGGCGTCGTGGTGATGACATCGACGCCGACGAGTTGAGTGAGGCGATGGAAAACATCCTCGAGGTCACGCGTTCCAACGACAAGGTCCGCACCATCACCGACAAGGTGATGCGCGAGATCAAGCGCGCCGTTGAACGCGAGCGCCGCGATCGTCGTGAACGCGAACGGCGTGTCAGCGAGCGTGGCAACGACGAGCAACGCTAG
- a CDS encoding MarR family winged helix-turn-helix transcriptional regulator has translation MSDRTSAPHNLQQELQQTRPFRSDAQEAALALLRTASVVSRRFARVVEPQGLSLAQYNVLRILRGAGPDGLPTLAIRDRMIDEGSTVTRLLDKLEAAGLVTRDRSRPDRRQVLCRITPEGLTLLTTLDPEVDAVDAAVSVTLTGDERRTLVDLLAKIRADAE, from the coding sequence ATGTCAGACCGAACCAGTGCCCCGCACAACTTGCAGCAGGAACTCCAGCAGACGCGTCCCTTCCGCTCCGACGCGCAGGAGGCGGCGCTCGCGCTGCTCCGCACCGCGTCCGTGGTGAGTCGGCGCTTCGCCCGTGTTGTCGAGCCCCAGGGTCTGAGCCTGGCGCAATACAACGTCCTGCGCATCCTCCGTGGCGCTGGCCCCGACGGGCTGCCGACGCTGGCCATCCGGGATCGCATGATCGACGAAGGGTCAACGGTGACCCGCCTGCTCGACAAGCTGGAAGCCGCTGGCCTCGTGACGCGCGATCGCAGCCGTCCCGACCGCCGTCAGGTGCTCTGCCGGATCACCCCGGAAGGTCTGACGCTGCTCACCACCCTCGACCCCGAGGTCGACGCGGTGGATGCGGCCGTCTCGGTCACGCTCACCGGCGACGAACGACGCACGCTGGTCGACCTGTTGGCCAAGATCCGCGCCGACGCCGAGTGA